The sequence below is a genomic window from Ovis aries strain OAR_USU_Benz2616 breed Rambouillet chromosome 19, ARS-UI_Ramb_v3.0, whole genome shotgun sequence.
AGAGACAAGGACATCTGACCCAGACAGCTGCGCGCAAGGGAACCCCTACCTCAGCTCCAGGAAGTACGGACCCCCTCCTGGGCAGGAAAGGCTACAGCTGGCTCTGGGGGTGCCCCTGTCTTTCCTGCAGGAGTCTGTGGAGCTGGGAGAGGGGCAGCCCTCCACCCCGTGCCCATACAAGGCCTGGCGGACCAGGGACTAATTTTGGCTCTTGAGACACCAGGAGGCCAAGGGGCCAGATAACGCTGCCCCACCCCCTGCATGCCAGAGTCCCCAGAACAATCACCAGGTTTAACTTTGTCCCCCGTTAAAAATAGCCCAGTGGCCACCGGTCAGGTTACAGCGGGTGGCTTTGCCTACCCCCGCTGTGGTTTTATTGTCCGAACCTGAGGGACAGCTGCCCCTCCGGCCACCCAGCTTGGGTTTCAGCAGGGGGGCTGAAAGGACACTGAGAGGCCAACTGGCTATTGTTATTCGGGGTCACCTTGGTCCTGGAGAGGGCGCCCACCTGCCACCCTGGCCCTGAGCCCAGCCTCAGGGAGGTGAGCTGGGTCACCTCAGGGCTTGGGGACAGGCTGGGAGAACTGAGGCCTCTGCTCTGTGACCTGGGAATGGCCTGCCTCTTCCCGGCTTCAGTCTTCCCACCTGTGGAATGGGCTGGTTTCCTCGACAGAAGCCAAGGTCTGAGCCTGagacttcttttcttctctaggtAGAGCAGCTGACAGAAGAGCAGAAAAATGGTGAGTGCCCCAACATGgctgtggggaaacagtggggcCCAGCTGGGGGAGCGTGAGGACCCCAGGCTGCAGGCCCGAGGCTGGGGTCCCCCTCCCGGTCACCCCAGAGGTCTCAGAGGGGAGCAGCAGGTTAGCAGGCGGCCCTCGGCGTCTGGCCTTCAGGGTTCTTGACTGAGCCATGCTGCTCtgcttcccctcctctcctcctggacACAGAGTTCAAGGCAGCCTTTGACATCTTCGTGCTGGGCGCTGAGGATGGCTGCATCAGCACCAAGGAGCTGGGCAAGGTGATGAGGATGCTGGGGCAGAACCCCACCCctgaggagctgcaggagatgatTGACGAGGTGGATGAGGACGGTGAGCCCCTttgcccctccccaggcccccaaCTCTGGGAGGACTTGAACCCTGGCCCTGCCACTTCTTACTTTGCACCCTTAAAGGAGCTGTTTGGCCCCTCTGATCCTCAACCATATCATCTATGCAATGGGCGCAGTAATCACACTCGCCTCACAGAGTCACTGAGAGGATTCAGTGAGAACACCACTGGGGTCAGTGTCCAGGGCAGGGCCAGCCATCCTGAGCACCACCCTTTAATGGTGTGCCGCCCTCTCCCCCAGGCAGCGGCACAGTGGACTTTGATGAGTTCTTGGTCATGATGGTTCGCTGCATGAAGGATGACAGCAAAGGAAAGTCTGAGGAAGAGCTTTCAGACCTCTTCCGCATGTTTGACAAGTGAGTGCGTGAGCCTGGACCTCCGACCCTGGCCCTGGCAGAGCTGGGCAGAGGGGgacagctttgtgaccttggccTCCATCTCCCGTTCTGCACAATGAGGGAATAGGATGCCCCATCTCCTGGTGGCCCTTCCCTGCTTCCCAGGGTCACAAGCAGGGCTGTtttgccccctccccctgcccctaaAATGGGCTCTGAGGCCCCTCTCACCCAACTGGCAGAAATGCTGACGGCTACATCGACCTGGAGGAGCTGAAGATAATGCTTCAGGCTACAGGGGAGACCATCACAGAGGACGACATTGAGGAGCTCATGAAGGATGGTGACAAAAACAACGATGGCCGCATTGACTACGATGGTGAGTGGGTCCCTCTGAATCCCCCTGCCCACGCCCTGCCCAGGCCCCATGTCTAACCTATGCCCGTCTGTCTCTCCGCAGAGTTCCTGGAGTTCATGAAGGGGGTGGAGTAGACACCAACCTTCACCCAGAGCTGCCTGTACCACCTTCCAACTCCAGCTGGGCCCCGGGACTGCGGGCAGAGGGCCAGGGTCCCCAGGATGTGAACTTGGGTGTGCCCTTGACAAAGGGCCCTCCATGACTACCTCCCTCAGCACTGTCCTAGCCAATAAAATCGTGCTCCTGGAGGCCTGGTGTCCAGCTTTCATTCCCCCATCTCCGCCAGTGGCCTCTCCTGCCCTGACCGCTGCCTTCCCTGTCCCAGAACCCATGCTCTCACCACCCTCGCACCCCGCCTTCTACAGCTCAGAGACCACCGTGCTCCATACCCACCTGGCTCCTTTCTAGAACTGCTGGTGCCCAGGCTCCATCTCCAGCAATTCCACATCTGGAGTCTGTGGTGGCCCAGGAATCTGAGTTTCACAGGCCCCTGGGGGCCATGGCTTTAGTCAGCCAGTTGGCAGCAGAAGGGTCCTATACTCGGAGGGGCAGTCCTTCAGCACCAGGCCAAGCCCTGGATGCCACTTGGCAGAGCAGCCATGGCTCCTCCCGTCTGGCAGCAGGACGCTGGGGGGTCCTTGGGCCTGCCCAGTCCCCCTGCCCGTCCACCTGGATTTCCTGCTGTAGTGTGGACTCCCCAGACCCAGGGGCATATCGCCTGCTCTACCTCCCCTCACTCATTTCACAGGTAAGGACCCTGGCACCCGGGGCGGCTCAGGGAGGGGCCTGCGGGGTCATCCTGTGAGTCTGGGGAGAGCAGAGCCACCTGGCTCCCAGCCAAGGACTCTAATGAACAGGTCCTGATGGGCAGGGCTCCCAGTTCCTGTGAACCTCATGACCCCAGCACTCACTTTCACCCCCTGTCAGGGAGTGGAGGCATGGGGCCTGGTGACTCTCAGTTGCCTGGGGGTGCCCAGGCCAGAGCTACGGACAGAACAGTGAGATTGACCTCCGGGAGATGGGGGCCACAGGGAAGCGAGGTGTCAGCAGCAGTGCTTACCAGAGGGACAGCTGCCGCGGTGCCCAGGCTCCAGCCAGAATGTCAGCAGCTGTCGTGCTCCGCCCAGCCACTCCACAGCCTCCCCACCTGTGCCCCAGCCTTGGCATTCTCCAGACAGGCCCGGCATTCCAGAGACGGTCTTGGAATTCTGAAGATGCCTCAGTGGAGGCCAAAGCTGGTGGGAGCTGCCTGGTCCCTGGAGAGATTGGGGAGAGGAGATGGGTCCCCTCCGTCCTGCCCTCGGGAGCTGGAGAACCGAAGGACCTACATGTATACCCAGGAATGACATTCAGGATAGGAGGGAGGATGACAGTGGGTGGCACCACCAGCCTGTGTGCCATTCCAGGGTTTAGTCACACCCCTACTATGTGTCTAGCACTGGCTGAACACTGGGACTTTTCAGAAGGAGGCCCAGTCCCTAATTTTGTGGAATTTACAGTAAACTCAGGAAGACAAAGAGATGAGTACAGTGAGGAAACCAGCAGAGTGCCAGATGGGGATTGGAGAGGGGATGTGGCTGGTGGGGTGGGAGAGACCCTGGGTAAGGGAAGGGCCCAAGGGCCcatgagggaaggaaggaggcattGAAGACAGCTGATGGCTCTGGAGCTAGGGAATTTGGAGGCCCCGAGGTGTTGGCCACCTGGACACAAGGGTTTCACTGGAATTGTGGGATGGGAGCTCAACCACAAAGGGCAAAAGGAATGAGGCAAGGTAAAGGGGAGATGGCAAGTGTGGACAATGCTGGTGATATTTTGCAAAGACTCAGGGAACAGAGAGATGAGCTGGAGCTGAAGGGAGATGTAAAGTCCAGGGAAGCTCACTTGAGGTGGTGGGTTAGGGAATGGCCAACATGGTCACGAGAGCAACCTAGTGAAGCTGGGAAAGGAGTGGAGCAAGATGCAGGGCAGAGCTTCAGAGGGCCAGGGTCTCTAGGAGCGTGTCAGGGCCTGCTTATAGCTCTGGGGCTAGATCCAAGCTGcgcaggaaggaagaggaagcttGAGGCAGGGAGGAAGAATCGTGGCAGCGGGGACGCTGAGCAGGAGGTGGAATCAGAGGAGATGTTCTGAACGCGGACACTGAAGGTCACATCTTCACTGGTGACAACTTGGAAGATGGGTAACTGAGGTCGCGGAGGAGGACAAGGACCATAGGCTGGGGACCCCCGGGGGATATGGGATGCTGATGGTATAAGCCAAGGAGGGGAGGAAAATTCCAAGAGTTAAGCCCTCTGTGAACAAACTAGGAGGATGCCTGGGCCACCTACAAAGAGGGTAGTGCTGGGTGGTGGATGGTGCTGGACGGTGCCTCGAAGAAGGGATCCACGCCAtgtttctaatgcagggggcaagagttcaatccttggtcagggaactagatcccacatgccatgggccaTGGCCAGCAAAAAAGAGAAGGGGTCCACGGGTAGGAAGTTCTGTGAGATTTTCCGGACATCTGTGCTCCAGAATGAGGTGTTGGTGGAGGAAGTGCTGAGGGCATCCAATCTTTCCACGTATGTCTACCACAGAACTCTAGCTGGGAGAAGCTGGCTGCATGCTTTATAAGCCCACCTGGGGGCACATGGCGCATCAGAACACTTCACACATCTACATGGTGGGCGCCGGCTGACAAGCTGCCATCAGTACATGCCATTGCGCTCCCCTGCATGCATCCCCCAGTTCTGACCATTTTGCTTTGTTCAGTCCTCTCCATTTCTTTTGGGCTATGTCATCATTTGCCTAGATAATACTTCTTCCATGAAGCCTCCTTTGACTTTCTCCCTCAGAAGCAAGTGCTGgatgcatgtaaatcaatgaagttagaacactcctTTATAGCAAACACcacaataaactcaaaatggcctAGAGACTTAAAAACAAGACATGACACAATGAAACTCCTAGAATGGGGAACACATTCTCTgacatgctgtgctaagtcgcttcagtcgtgtccaactctttgtgacacgtggactgtagcccaccaggctcctctgtccacagaattctccaggcaagaacactggagtggactgccaatGCTGCCCTCCAGGGGTCTtatcgacccagggatcgaacctgcagcttctgcactgcaggcggactctttaccactcagccacctgggaagcctctactCTGACATAAATAGTAGCAATCTTTTCTcagatcagtctcccaaggcaaaagaaaataaaagcaaaaataaacaaatgggacctaatcaaactttcaagcttttgcacagtaaatgaaaccataaacaaaacaaaatgacaacctatggagagggagaaaaaatttgcaaataacATGACAAGGCCTTAATTTCTAAAGTATAtgaacagttcatacaactcaatatgaaaaaacaacccaatcaaaaaatgagaagaatacctaaatagacatttctccaaaagagacacagatagcCAATAGCCAACAGGCTATCTGTTGCATAAAAAGATGcaaaacatcactaattattagagaaatgcaaatcagaaccacaatgaggtaccaccttacaccagtcagaacggccatcatcaaaatgtctacaaatagtGCTACATACGTACCATgggatgttactcagccataaaaagaatgaaacaatgccatttgtggcaacatggatggacacagggactgtcatactgagtgaagtcagagacaGGTATGATACGACATCGCTTATAGGTGGAATCTGAAAAAGCggttcagggactttcctggtggtccagtggttaagactctgttctcccaatgcagggggcctgggtgtgacccctggtcagggaacacgatcccacattctgcaactaaaagttcatatgctgcaactaaggatcCCACATATCACAATGAAGATGGGAGATCCCgaatgccgcaactaagacctggcacagccaaataaataaataaaaataaatatttaaaaaattaaaatggggtGAACAAGCTTggttgcaaaacagaaacagagccaTACGTGTAGAAAGCAAGCTTATGATTGCCAGGGGAAGGCATGGGGTGGAGGGCGGCAAACTGGGGAGCTGAGACTGACGCATACACACTACTATAGACAAAGTAAGTGACTAGTAAGGACTTACGTGCAGAGTgcacatcatgaggaacgctgggctggaggaagcacaggctggagtcaagattgccgggagaaatatcaatcacctcagacatgcagatgacaccacccttatggcagaaagtgaacaggaactgaaaagcctcttgatgaaagtgaaagaggagaggggaaaagttggcttaaagctcaatattcagaaaacgaagatcatggcatccggtcccatcactccatgggaaatagatggggaaacagtggaaacagtggctgactttattttttgggctccaaaatcacggcagatggtgactgcagccatgaaattaaaagacgctgactcattggaagaaaagttatggccaacctagatagcatattgaaaagcagagacattactttgccgactaaggtccgtctagtcaagggctatggtttttcctgtggtcatgtatggatgtgagagttggattgtgaagaaggctgaacaccgaagaattgatgcttttgaactgtggtgttggagaagactcttgagagtcccttggactgcaaggagatccaaccagtccattctgaaggagatcagccctgggatttctttggaaggaatgatgttgaagctgcaactccagtactttggccacctcatgcgaagaattgactcattggaaaagactctgatgctgggagggattgggggcaggaggagaaggggacgacagaggatgagatggctggatggcatcactgactcgatggacgtgagtctgagtgaactccaggagttggtgatggacggggaggcctggcgtgctgcgattcatggggtcacgaagagtcggacatgactgagcgattgaactgaactgaactgaaggacctactgtgtagcacagggagctcttcTCAATACTCCATAATGACCTATATGTGAAAAGAAACTAACAAAGAGTGGACATATACGTaacattcattttgctgtatagctgAAATTaacagaacactgtaaatcaactattctctaattaaaaaaatttgtaaagtCTACAAagaatgaatgctggagagggtgtggggaaaagggaacccgtctacgctgttggtggaaatgtaaattggtgcagccagtatggaaaacatGAATGTtccttaagaaatgaaaaatagagttaccatgtgacccagcaatcccactcctgggcctatgtccagaaaagatgaaaaccctAATGCAAAAAGATATgtccatggcttcccaggtggcacagcagtaaagaggccacctgccgacgcaggagacacaggagatgcacattggatccctgggtcgggaagatcccccagagaaggaaatggcaacccactcccagtattcttgcctagaaaatcccgaggacagaggagcctggagggctgtagtccacggggtcgcaaaagaactggacgtgacttagcagctaaataaCGACAaacgtacatacacacacaatggaatattactcggccataaaaaagagtaaagtattgccatttgcagcagcactGGGTGGACCTAGACATGATCAaactaagggaagtaagtcagatagagaaagtcaaataaaaatgatatcatttgtatgtggaatctaaaacataataCAAAGGAACTTGCTTATAAAatagacagactcacagacagaaaacaaaattatggttaccaacGGAAGAAAAGAGGGGGAGAAATAAATaaggagtatgggattaatagatacacactactgtatataaaatagattaaaacgatttactgtatagcacagggaactatattcaacatcgtgtactaatctataatggaaaataatctgaaaaaggatatatatatatatatatatatatatatgcaaatcactttgccatatacctgaaactaaggaaaaaataataataaacaagtaacttttaaaacattttaacaagAAGCAATCACTGGAGCatctccccctgcccctgcctctctCTTCGTATTAAGGTTGCCTGGTTACTTACTGTGTGCTGTGTCAAGAGGCTGTAGTTTCTGCTGCGTGGCCCTGTTGCCCATCCAGGGCCTGACCCAGCCAGCAGCTTTTGGACCTCCAGCAGTTCTGACTTTGTCCATTAGATGGCACAAGATGTCTGTGGCTGGGCCCATTGATCTCAGCCATCAAGGGCACACTTGGGGTCTTTTTCTTACCTGCAGCCAGCAAGTGAAGAtctaaaatttgttttgttttgtttggccgTGCCACATAcgttgtgggatcttagttcctgggccagggatagaactcaggccctcagcaatgaaaggacggaggcctaaccactggaccaccagggaattccctgcaagCAGAGATCTTTACAGAAGATCTTTACCCCACTTCCTAGACTGGGAGCCAGGCCCAGAGAGGAAGAGGGCCTGGTGAGGCCATGCAAGTTCAGCCCATGCCACGGGCTGCCTTTCTGCAGTGTGGGATGGGCTGCCCCCACATCCTGCCTGAGTAAACCCAGGCCTCCCCTGCGGTCACAGCGGGGGGCCTGGCTGAGCTTAGATCCCCAGGGTGAGCTGGCAGGCTGAGTGTTGGGCCTCCCGCCCACAGCTGGTGGCCACATGCTGGTTGAGGGGCT
It includes:
- the TNNC1 gene encoding troponin C, slow skeletal and cardiac muscles, producing MDDIYKAAVEQLTEEQKNEFKAAFDIFVLGAEDGCISTKELGKVMRMLGQNPTPEELQEMIDEVDEDGSGTVDFDEFLVMMVRCMKDDSKGKSEEELSDLFRMFDKNADGYIDLEELKIMLQATGETITEDDIEELMKDGDKNNDGRIDYDEFLEFMKGVE